TGAAGCAGGTAGCCGTTTGGCGTCAGGAAACATTCACCGGGCGCTTCAGGCCATGCGGCTGGTAAAGGTCGTGTGACGGTTATTGCTGACTTTCGCTAAATTTGCGAAAAATGGCCAGCGTTTCATCACTCACATGGTGTTCAATGCCTTCTGCGTCTCGACGGGCAGTATCCGGGCTGATACCGAGCGCAAGAAGAAACGACTCGACGATATGATGGCGCTCACGGCTTTCGTTGGCGAGCTTCTCACCTTCAGGCGTCAGGAATACGCCACGATAGGGCACCTGCTCAACCAAACCCCCGGTGGCAAGACGTTTCAGCATCTTAGCCACGGTTGGCTGCGAGACGCCAAGACGAGCGGCCATATCCACCTGACGCGCCTCGCCAAATTCACGGATCAGGTCTGAGATCAGCTCAACATAGTCGTCGATTAATTCACGACGGTGCGCTTCACGTACCTGGCGGAAGCCTTCGACATGCTCTTCGATATCTTTCAGTGGCGCGGACACTGCAACTTTTGCGCGACGACTCATTCAGC
This DNA window, taken from Erwinia tasmaniensis Et1/99, encodes the following:
- the mntR gene encoding manganese-binding transcriptional regulator MntR encodes the protein MSRRAKVAVSAPLKDIEEHVEGFRQVREAHRRELIDDYVELISDLIREFGEARQVDMAARLGVSQPTVAKMLKRLATGGLVEQVPYRGVFLTPEGEKLANESRERHHIVESFLLALGISPDTARRDAEGIEHHVSDETLAIFRKFSESQQ